A single window of Bacteroides sp. DNA harbors:
- a CDS encoding S9 family peptidase: MKALKLLPLVIFACSFQPLLAQDKSPITPELLWQMKRVGNPEVSPDGQWTVFTVNEWDIEANNSATDIYLLNNATGEQRRLTFSGKEGSPVWSPDGTRLAFVSRRHDGPAQVYILPLQGGEAQKITDLPVGVFGLKWFPDGNRIAFAANILPEYNGDWDKLRELQKKMSESKVTAKVTENAMYRYWDRWLTDGYYPRLFSLELQSGKVTDLMPHTVNYFDMMGGVSYDIAPDGQSIALSMNTTPPPYEDTNYDVFLLATDGSGQMTNITPENTADDSSPVFSPDGRYVLYGKQNISHFYADRVVMTLYDTRTDSKNPLSENIDLSCSDWFWSADGRTVYFHAEDQAMQSIFSIPAAGGQHTRLFHSGTNSGAQLSGTQTLVFNHHNLSSPAELYRLDLSRRDGLSKMTAFNDDILRKIDFGRIENVTFKGANDADVQMFINYPPNYDPSKKYPLVMMIHGGPHGTFGDYWHYRWNSHLFASPGYIVAFPNFHGSTSFGQDFAISIHGENANKPFEDIMKAADYLIERGLVDENRMAAAGGSYGGYMVSWIAGHTDRFAALVNHAGVYDLHLQFASDYSGNRGAQYGGTPWENFDRLNSQNPSQFAHNFKSPMLVIHGERDYRVPINHGLLVYGIYKAMGLDARLVYFPNENHWVLSPQNSIFWYNELFNWFGRYLKD, translated from the coding sequence ATGAAAGCTCTAAAACTTCTCCCGCTCGTAATTTTCGCTTGCTCCTTCCAGCCTCTCCTGGCCCAGGACAAATCTCCCATCACCCCTGAATTGCTCTGGCAGATGAAGCGGGTGGGCAATCCCGAGGTTTCACCCGATGGGCAATGGACCGTCTTTACGGTGAATGAATGGGACATTGAAGCCAATAACTCAGCCACCGACATTTATTTGCTTAACAACGCCACAGGCGAACAGCGCCGCCTTACCTTTAGCGGGAAAGAAGGGTCACCTGTGTGGAGCCCTGATGGAACCCGCCTGGCATTTGTTTCACGTCGTCATGATGGCCCGGCTCAGGTCTATATCCTGCCGCTTCAAGGCGGGGAAGCCCAAAAAATCACTGACCTGCCCGTTGGCGTCTTTGGCCTCAAATGGTTCCCCGATGGCAACCGGATTGCATTTGCAGCCAACATTTTGCCTGAATACAATGGCGATTGGGATAAGCTGCGCGAACTGCAAAAGAAAATGAGCGAAAGCAAGGTGACCGCCAAAGTGACCGAAAACGCCATGTACCGCTACTGGGACCGCTGGCTTACGGATGGTTATTACCCCCGCCTGTTCAGCCTTGAGCTGCAGTCAGGCAAGGTGACCGACCTGATGCCCCATACGGTGAATTATTTTGATATGATGGGCGGGGTGAGCTATGATATTGCGCCCGATGGCCAAAGCATTGCCCTTAGCATGAACACCACCCCGCCGCCCTATGAGGACACCAATTACGATGTCTTCCTGCTGGCCACCGACGGCAGCGGGCAAATGACTAACATCACCCCTGAAAACACGGCCGACGACAGCAGCCCGGTGTTCAGCCCCGATGGTCGCTATGTTCTCTACGGGAAGCAAAATATTTCCCACTTTTATGCCGACCGCGTGGTGATGACCCTTTACGACACCCGGACTGACTCAAAAAACCCACTCAGCGAAAACATCGACCTCTCGTGCTCCGACTGGTTCTGGTCAGCCGACGGGCGCACCGTGTATTTCCACGCCGAAGACCAGGCGATGCAGTCCATCTTCAGCATCCCGGCAGCAGGTGGGCAGCATACCCGCCTCTTTCATTCAGGCACCAACAGTGGGGCACAACTATCTGGCACCCAGACCCTGGTCTTTAACCACCACAACCTCAGCAGTCCTGCTGAGTTGTACCGCCTCGATTTAAGCCGTCGCGACGGGCTCAGCAAAATGACCGCATTCAACGATGACATCCTCAGGAAGATAGACTTTGGACGCATTGAGAATGTGACTTTCAAGGGCGCCAACGATGCCGATGTGCAGATGTTCATCAACTACCCGCCCAACTACGATCCCTCGAAAAAATATCCCCTGGTGATGATGATCCACGGGGGTCCCCACGGCACCTTTGGCGACTACTGGCACTACCGCTGGAACAGCCACCTCTTCGCCTCGCCCGGATACATCGTGGCCTTCCCCAACTTCCACGGCTCCACCAGCTTCGGACAGGACTTCGCCATCAGCATCCACGGCGAGAATGCCAACAAGCCCTTCGAAGACATTATGAAAGCCGCCGATTACCTCATTGAGCGGGGCCTGGTGGATGAGAACCGTATGGCTGCTGCAGGCGGGAGCTATGGTGGCTATATGGTCAGCTGGATTGCAGGCCATACTGACCGCTTTGCCGCCCTGGTGAATCATGCCGGGGTGTACGACCTGCACCTGCAGTTTGCCAGCGACTATTCGGGCAATCGCGGTGCACAATATGGCGGCACCCCCTGGGAGAACTTCGACCGGCTCAACAGCCAGAACCCCTCACAGTTTGCCCACAACTTCAAAAGCCCGATGCTGGTCATCCACGGCGAGCGCGACTACCGCGTGCCCATCAACCACGGCCTCCTGGTGTACGGCATTTACAAGGCGATGGGCCTCGATGCCCGCCTGGTGTATTTCCCCAACGAAAACCACTGGGTCCTTTCGCCCCAAAACTCCATTTTCTGGTATAATGAACTTTTCAACTGGTTTGGGCGTTATTTAAAGGATTAA
- a CDS encoding TetR/AcrR family transcriptional regulator, whose product MEEHKQSAEQRILEAATQNFLFRGYAGARMQQIADDAGVNKALLHYYFESKELLFRKVMEDALTGFASLSEMVVDKQAATLRQRLQMLVDRFLQVLLRKPFLPGFILQEAQQHPEMMYPILESYKADLNALQQEINEEALLGRMQAVDARELLVNMFSVCLFPFLAMPLISQVLYPGGEEALGRLLDQRKKAVDELVLEKVFKV is encoded by the coding sequence ATGGAAGAACATAAGCAAAGCGCCGAGCAGCGCATACTGGAGGCTGCCACCCAGAACTTCCTTTTCAGGGGGTATGCGGGCGCCCGCATGCAGCAGATCGCCGATGATGCCGGGGTCAACAAGGCCCTGTTGCATTATTATTTTGAAAGCAAGGAGTTGCTGTTTCGCAAGGTGATGGAAGACGCCCTTACGGGCTTTGCCTCGCTAAGCGAAATGGTGGTCGATAAGCAGGCCGCAACCCTTCGGCAGCGCCTGCAGATGCTGGTCGACCGCTTTCTGCAGGTCCTGTTGCGCAAGCCTTTCCTGCCGGGATTTATCCTGCAGGAGGCCCAGCAACACCCCGAAATGATGTACCCCATACTGGAAAGCTACAAGGCCGACCTGAACGCCCTGCAGCAGGAGATCAACGAAGAAGCCTTGCTGGGGCGGATGCAGGCGGTGGATGCCCGTGAACTGTTGGTCAATATGTTCTCTGTATGCCTGTTCCCTTTCCTGGCGATGCCATTGATCAGCCAGGTATTGTATCCAGGCGGTGAAGAAGCCCTGGGGCGCCTGCTCGACCAACGCAAAAAAGCTGTGGATGAGCTGGTACTCGAGAAGGTGTTTAAGGTTTAA
- a CDS encoding nitroreductase family protein produces the protein MEKPAITDKNLHPLLKSRWSPRSFDSRPVEADKLQRIFEAARWAPSSFNEQPWRFMLGIKGDETWDKIFDSLLEWNQQWAVTAPVLVMAIGSKHYEMTGKESDIYKYDVGQAIGHMTFQVMEEGLMMHQMGGFSKKKAIENFDIPEEFQPLTVSAIGYQAAPEQLPEEFAKMEYNERRRRTPEEQVFAGRFGQPSPLAK, from the coding sequence ATGGAAAAGCCTGCCATTACCGATAAGAACCTTCACCCCCTGCTGAAAAGCCGTTGGAGCCCCCGTTCGTTTGATTCACGTCCTGTTGAGGCCGATAAATTGCAGCGCATTTTTGAGGCGGCCCGCTGGGCGCCCAGCAGCTTCAACGAGCAGCCCTGGCGCTTTATGCTGGGCATTAAGGGGGATGAGACCTGGGATAAGATTTTCGACAGCCTGCTGGAATGGAACCAGCAATGGGCTGTTACAGCTCCGGTGTTGGTGATGGCTATCGGCAGTAAGCATTACGAGATGACCGGCAAGGAGAGCGACATCTATAAGTACGATGTGGGGCAAGCCATTGGCCATATGACCTTCCAGGTGATGGAGGAAGGGCTGATGATGCATCAGATGGGTGGTTTTTCAAAAAAGAAGGCCATAGAAAATTTCGATATTCCTGAAGAATTTCAGCCCTTGACGGTTTCAGCCATAGGCTACCAAGCTGCTCCTGAGCAGTTGCCCGAGGAATTTGCCAAAATGGAATACAATGAGCGGCGCCGCAGGACACCTGAAGAACAAGTCTTTGCCGGACGTTTCGGGCAGCCATCCCCCCTGGCAAAATAA
- a CDS encoding PorV/PorQ family protein, translated as MEVRRILFFFSLLSLLAFGSQAQAPKYSNEFLSIGVGARALGLSNAFTALANDATAGYWNPAGLTRIQSNLQLSLMHTQYFAGIARYDYGALAFRSGDNNHFAVSFIRFGVDDIPDTSELIDAEGNINYDRIRSFSASDNAVFFSYARLFPNIENLRIGANAKIIRRTAGSFAGAWGFGLDIGLQYQWKDWHFAAVGRDITSTFNAWSYDFDEQMREVFTLTGNEIPESSLEVTLPRIVLGAARQFSFYQDFGLQASLDMVITTDGRRNVMIKGDPFSLDPSLGLELSYKNLVFLRTGLGNYQRYTRNDETTRGSMQFNMGLGINLGERLSIDYALTDVGDQSVALYSNIFSLRFNIDRRERNETAE; from the coding sequence ATGGAAGTGCGCCGCATCCTATTCTTCTTTTCCCTCCTGAGCCTGCTTGCCTTTGGCAGTCAGGCCCAGGCCCCCAAGTACAGCAATGAGTTTCTGAGCATTGGGGTCGGTGCGCGTGCTTTGGGGCTTTCCAATGCTTTCACTGCCCTGGCCAATGATGCCACGGCAGGCTACTGGAACCCGGCAGGCCTGACCCGCATCCAGTCGAATTTGCAGCTTTCGCTGATGCACACCCAGTATTTCGCAGGCATTGCGCGCTATGACTACGGCGCCCTGGCTTTTCGCTCTGGCGACAACAACCATTTTGCCGTATCCTTCATCCGCTTTGGGGTGGATGATATTCCCGACACCTCAGAGCTTATTGACGCCGAAGGCAACATCAACTACGACCGCATCCGTTCGTTCTCAGCTTCCGATAATGCCGTTTTCTTTTCCTATGCCCGCCTGTTTCCCAATATAGAAAACCTGCGTATCGGGGCCAATGCCAAGATCATCCGCCGCACTGCGGGTTCCTTTGCAGGCGCCTGGGGCTTCGGGCTGGATATCGGGTTGCAATACCAGTGGAAAGACTGGCACTTTGCGGCGGTGGGACGCGACATCACTTCTACCTTCAATGCCTGGAGCTATGACTTCGATGAGCAGATGCGCGAAGTGTTTACCCTGACGGGGAATGAAATCCCCGAGAGCAGCCTGGAGGTCACCCTGCCACGGATAGTCCTGGGTGCAGCACGGCAGTTCAGCTTTTACCAGGACTTTGGCTTACAGGCCTCCCTCGATATGGTCATCACCACCGATGGCCGCCGCAACGTAATGATCAAGGGCGACCCCTTCAGTCTGGACCCCAGCCTGGGGCTTGAGTTGTCGTATAAAAACCTGGTTTTTCTGCGTACCGGTCTTGGCAATTACCAGCGCTATACCCGCAATGATGAAACCACCCGCGGAAGCATGCAGTTCAATATGGGCCTGGGCATCAACCTGGGCGAACGGCTCAGCATCGATTATGCGCTAACCGACGTTGGCGACCAAAGCGTTGCCCTCTATTCCAATATCTTTTCCCTCCGGTTTAACATCGACCGCAGGGAACGAAATGAAACGGCAGAATAA
- a CDS encoding C25 family cysteine peptidase, protein MKKTLIHIILLFLGLLSFGQAPFGNEWINYNQQYFTIKVYEQGLYRISYGALLDAGVPLGSFDPRSFQLFFRGQEQPIVVANEQSGLFQPGDYILFYGDRNDGQLDEELYKGSQFHPNPNYSLYTDTATYYLTWNSLLNNRRFVLETDINFEGYTPAPYFWHTERQDYTGTYYAGETNNVGITDPEYTQAQGWFDAALTLGQSRSKTIPTPNLYLAGPQARIDMAVAGASNYATLSPDHHLQIQFASQLIDTLYDGYKLLKFTRNVNVSSLNPAGTPFVFTSINNLNSPVDRSAIIYIQVRYPHSWNLRNLPQLKLELPAGNESKTLINFSSFDATENDTVWVFDLGNNRQIPVLLEGEQWKALVPDGTQLRSLFLTSSARIKAVDQVQPVSTNPSQFARFRNFGSPPYLEADYLLITHHSLWDAATQYMNYRNSTGQQVLMAEVDELMHQYAYGTFKHPLALRNFVRFVMDRNPEALPEYLFLVGKGIDARSARKNASVYAANLVPSFGDRSSDALITAGLDGYQYAPALATGRLSARNPAHVNLYLNKVIEYEAAQQEPQDWMKNILHFGGGSSQIEQVFLYNYLRQYKEKLEAPYFGGYVRTFLKSSTEPIQINQSDSLKQIINNGVSLMTFFGHATGVGFDISIDQPSEYDNAGRYPFVTANSCYSGDLFGNYLSTSEDFVLLENKGAIGYMGATTLAGTGDLHQFSNRFFGNLSYDMYGQSIGKNIRKTIRDLQAPIYSLKYISLYSALHADPALIINSFPQPDYRLTQPDISFIPKDVTAELDTFTVRLRATNIGKAITDSMMVELVHTLPDGSTKNYLKRVTTPLFRSDVDFRLPIDRVNGIGLNYFTATLDAYNEIEELNESNNLATTSLLIKSADLQPVYPPKYAVVPEPQVTLKASVGNPFGEARNYTFELDTNARFLNPLRENINSGTGVITWSPPLSMTDSTVYFWRVSQDSTYTGEYNWRNSSFQYISGQRGWSQAHFDQFGLNNYRYVNYNETERLWDFENNRITVAAQTGYYPYMEYFENWLRVNGVLTRVWSCLSTSGHGMVFFVFDPVSGENWLSIPQGDGLGQFGNNHCTVSSRTGFDFYTHTDEWRERVRIFLDSIPDDHYIMAWSHRNHYAENFSEELKQSFEAFGSGLIRNLPNNLPYLIWGQKGQAIGSANEAIGQTITSIIQIEDSLETNWNRGFILSEPIGPASSWESIHWRQNSLEEPNTDEVSLDVFAMQPGGEPVLLYEDLSPSQTDIHNLGDSIDASQYPLLQLRVNMFDNINRTPAQMDRWQVLHEGIPEAALDPGKHFVFQADTLQEGQDLIFSTAITNISNYDMDSLLVRYWIVDENRQTHPIAYPRQAPLLAGQSLIDTVQFSTRGLLGNNTFWIEVNPDNDQLEQYLFNNIGSLPFYVERDKANPLLDVTFDGIRILDGEVVSPKPHVRITLNDENQFLLLNDTSLLKVFLQTPLQPESQRVYFTEGGQEIMRFFPASLPDNTCVIEYDPEFLEDGTYHLRIQASDKSLNESGDEDYTVSFEVINRSTITEVLNWPNPFSTATHFVFTLTGSELPTFFRIQILTITGKVVREIDMEELGPLRIGRNITQYAWDGTDEYGDRLANGVYLYRIITNINGEEIERNPTAASRFFHREMGKMYLIR, encoded by the coding sequence TTGAAAAAGACCCTAATACATATCATCCTCCTGTTCTTAGGCCTGCTGAGTTTTGGCCAGGCGCCCTTTGGCAACGAATGGATCAACTACAACCAGCAGTATTTCACCATCAAGGTATATGAACAGGGCCTTTACCGTATCAGCTATGGCGCCTTGCTGGATGCAGGGGTACCCCTGGGAAGCTTTGATCCCAGGAGTTTTCAACTATTCTTCAGGGGGCAGGAACAGCCCATCGTGGTCGCCAATGAGCAAAGCGGCCTGTTTCAGCCCGGAGATTACATCCTCTTTTATGGCGATCGCAATGACGGCCAATTGGATGAAGAGCTTTACAAGGGCTCCCAGTTTCATCCCAACCCCAACTACAGCCTTTATACCGACACGGCCACCTATTACCTCACCTGGAACAGCTTGCTGAACAACCGGCGTTTTGTTCTGGAAACCGACATTAACTTTGAAGGGTATACCCCAGCCCCTTATTTCTGGCATACGGAACGCCAGGATTATACCGGCACCTATTATGCAGGGGAAACCAATAATGTCGGGATCACCGATCCCGAATACACCCAGGCGCAAGGCTGGTTTGATGCTGCCCTCACCCTGGGGCAGAGCCGCAGCAAGACCATTCCTACCCCCAACCTTTATCTGGCTGGTCCACAGGCCAGAATTGATATGGCTGTGGCTGGTGCCTCCAATTATGCCACCCTAAGTCCGGATCACCACCTCCAGATCCAGTTTGCCAGCCAGTTGATCGATACCCTGTATGACGGCTATAAACTGCTGAAGTTTACCCGTAATGTGAACGTTTCATCATTAAACCCTGCGGGCACCCCCTTTGTGTTCACCTCCATCAACAACCTGAACAGCCCCGTTGACCGTAGCGCCATTATTTACATCCAGGTACGCTATCCCCATAGCTGGAACCTGCGCAACCTGCCCCAGCTGAAACTGGAACTCCCGGCAGGCAATGAAAGCAAGACGCTGATCAACTTTAGCAGTTTTGACGCCACAGAAAATGATACTGTATGGGTCTTCGACCTGGGCAATAACCGCCAGATCCCGGTGTTACTGGAGGGTGAACAATGGAAAGCCCTGGTGCCCGACGGAACCCAGTTAAGGAGCCTTTTCCTGACCTCCTCTGCCAGGATCAAAGCCGTGGATCAGGTTCAACCAGTAAGCACGAATCCTTCGCAATTTGCCCGTTTCCGAAATTTCGGCAGCCCACCCTACCTGGAGGCCGATTACCTGCTCATCACCCATCACAGCCTGTGGGATGCCGCCACCCAATATATGAACTACCGCAACAGCACGGGTCAACAGGTGCTGATGGCCGAGGTGGATGAACTCATGCACCAATATGCCTATGGCACCTTCAAGCACCCCCTGGCCCTGCGCAACTTTGTCCGCTTTGTTATGGACCGGAATCCCGAGGCACTTCCCGAGTACCTCTTCTTGGTGGGCAAGGGCATTGACGCCCGCAGTGCAAGAAAAAATGCTTCGGTATATGCTGCCAACCTGGTGCCTTCTTTTGGGGACAGAAGCTCGGATGCCCTGATCACCGCGGGCCTCGACGGCTACCAATATGCTCCCGCCCTGGCCACCGGGAGGCTTTCAGCTCGCAACCCGGCCCACGTGAACCTTTACCTCAATAAGGTCATCGAATATGAAGCCGCCCAGCAAGAGCCCCAGGACTGGATGAAAAACATCCTGCATTTTGGTGGGGGCAGCAGCCAGATCGAACAGGTTTTCCTCTACAACTACCTCAGGCAATACAAGGAAAAGCTGGAAGCACCCTATTTCGGAGGGTATGTGCGCACTTTCCTGAAGAGCAGCACCGAACCTATCCAGATCAACCAGAGCGACTCCCTGAAACAGATCATCAACAACGGGGTGTCGCTGATGACCTTCTTTGGCCACGCCACAGGGGTTGGCTTCGACATCAGCATTGACCAGCCTTCCGAATACGATAACGCAGGCCGCTATCCCTTCGTAACCGCCAACTCCTGTTATTCGGGTGACCTTTTCGGCAATTATTTGAGTACCAGTGAAGATTTTGTCCTGCTTGAAAACAAGGGGGCCATAGGATATATGGGAGCCACCACCCTTGCAGGAACAGGAGACCTTCACCAATTTTCCAACCGCTTTTTCGGGAATTTGTCCTATGATATGTATGGGCAGTCTATCGGTAAAAACATCCGTAAGACCATCCGCGACCTGCAGGCCCCCATTTATTCGCTGAAATACATCAGCCTTTACTCAGCCCTGCACGCCGATCCCGCGCTGATAATCAACAGTTTCCCCCAGCCTGACTACAGGCTGACCCAGCCCGACATTTCCTTTATCCCAAAGGATGTTACCGCTGAGCTGGATACCTTCACCGTGCGGCTCAGGGCCACAAACATCGGGAAAGCCATTACCGATTCAATGATGGTAGAGCTGGTCCATACCCTGCCCGATGGGAGTACGAAAAACTACCTGAAACGGGTGACTACCCCACTATTCCGCAGTGACGTAGATTTCCGCCTGCCCATTGACCGGGTGAATGGTATTGGCCTGAATTATTTTACCGCCACGCTGGACGCCTACAATGAGATCGAAGAACTCAACGAATCCAATAATCTGGCCACCACCAGCCTGCTGATCAAATCGGCTGACCTGCAACCGGTCTATCCACCAAAATACGCAGTGGTTCCCGAACCACAGGTCACACTTAAGGCCTCGGTGGGCAACCCTTTCGGGGAGGCGCGCAACTACACCTTTGAACTGGATACCAACGCCAGGTTCCTGAACCCCTTAAGGGAAAACATCAACAGCGGGACAGGGGTCATCACCTGGAGCCCTCCCCTGTCTATGACCGACAGCACGGTTTATTTCTGGCGGGTGAGCCAGGACTCCACCTATACCGGCGAATATAACTGGCGCAACAGCTCTTTTCAATACATCAGCGGGCAAAGGGGTTGGAGCCAGGCCCATTTCGACCAGTTTGGGCTGAATAATTATCGTTATGTTAATTACAATGAAACGGAACGCCTCTGGGATTTTGAGAATAACCGGATCACTGTTGCCGCCCAGACGGGCTATTACCCTTATATGGAATACTTTGAAAACTGGCTGCGTGTCAATGGCGTGCTGACCCGCGTCTGGTCTTGCCTGAGCACCAGCGGCCATGGCATGGTATTCTTTGTTTTTGACCCGGTAAGCGGCGAAAATTGGCTAAGCATTCCGCAGGGCGATGGCCTGGGGCAGTTCGGCAATAACCATTGCACAGTAAGCAGCCGGACAGGTTTTGATTTCTATACACATACCGATGAGTGGCGTGAGCGCGTGCGTATCTTTCTCGACAGCATCCCCGATGATCATTACATAATGGCCTGGAGCCACCGCAACCATTATGCAGAGAATTTTTCTGAAGAACTCAAACAAAGCTTTGAAGCCTTTGGCAGTGGCCTGATACGCAACCTGCCCAATAATTTGCCTTACCTCATCTGGGGACAGAAAGGGCAAGCCATCGGCTCAGCCAATGAAGCCATCGGTCAAACCATCACCTCCATCATCCAGATCGAAGACAGCCTGGAAACCAACTGGAACAGGGGCTTCATCCTTTCCGAACCCATCGGCCCTGCCAGCAGCTGGGAGTCCATCCACTGGCGTCAAAACAGCCTGGAAGAGCCCAATACTGATGAAGTGAGCCTCGACGTCTTTGCAATGCAACCCGGCGGGGAACCCGTCCTGCTTTACGAGGACCTTTCGCCCAGCCAAACCGATATCCACAACCTGGGCGACAGCATCGATGCCAGTCAATATCCCTTGCTGCAGTTGCGCGTAAACATGTTCGACAACATCAACCGCACCCCTGCCCAGATGGATCGCTGGCAGGTATTACACGAAGGGATCCCGGAAGCGGCCCTTGACCCGGGAAAACATTTTGTGTTCCAGGCCGACACACTGCAGGAGGGGCAGGACCTGATCTTCAGCACGGCCATCACCAACATCAGCAATTACGATATGGACAGCTTGCTGGTACGCTACTGGATTGTGGACGAGAACCGCCAGACGCATCCCATCGCCTATCCCCGCCAGGCGCCCCTGCTGGCAGGACAGAGCCTGATCGATACCGTTCAGTTCTCCACCCGGGGATTGCTGGGAAACAACACCTTCTGGATAGAGGTCAATCCTGATAACGATCAGCTGGAACAATACCTCTTTAACAACATTGGCAGCTTGCCCTTTTATGTTGAACGCGACAAGGCCAACCCCCTGCTCGATGTGACCTTCGATGGTATCCGCATTCTCGACGGGGAAGTAGTATCACCCAAGCCCCACGTCCGTATCACCCTCAACGATGAAAATCAGTTCCTGCTGCTCAACGACACCTCCCTGTTAAAAGTCTTCCTGCAGACGCCCCTGCAGCCTGAATCACAGAGGGTTTATTTCACTGAGGGCGGACAAGAGATAATGCGATTCTTCCCTGCCAGCCTGCCCGACAACACCTGCGTCATCGAGTACGATCCCGAATTCCTTGAGGATGGTACCTATCATTTGCGCATTCAGGCCTCCGATAAGTCGCTCAACGAATCAGGCGATGAAGATTACACGGTGAGCTTCGAGGTGATCAACCGCAGCACCATCACCGAAGTACTCAACTGGCCCAACCCGTTCAGCACGGCTACCCATTTTGTGTTTACCCTTACGGGGTCGGAGCTGCCCACCTTCTTCCGCATACAGATTCTGACCATCACCGGAAAGGTGGTGCGAGAGATCGACATGGAAGAACTGGGGCCCCTGCGCATCGGGCGCAACATCACCCAGTACGCATGGGATGGTACCGATGAATATGGCGACAGGCTGGCCAATGGCGTGTATCTCTACCGCATCATCACCAACATTAACGGTGAGGAAATCGAAAGAAATCCCACCGCAGCAAGCCGTTTCTTCCACCGCGAAATGGGGAAAATGTATCTGATCAGATAA
- a CDS encoding NUDIX hydrolase codes for MEYTYAYPRAAITADAVILKEIEEQTMVLLIQRASPPFQGMWALPGGFMDMDETLEECAARETEEETGLKGLDFIQIGAFSAIDRDPRHRTITVAFLARANESHHPKAGSDASNTRWFPLNDLPPLAFDHGKIIAAAF; via the coding sequence ATGGAATACACCTATGCCTATCCCCGTGCGGCCATTACGGCCGATGCAGTAATCCTGAAGGAGATAGAAGAGCAAACGATGGTGCTGCTGATACAGCGTGCCTCACCCCCTTTCCAGGGGATGTGGGCCTTGCCCGGCGGTTTTATGGATATGGATGAAACCCTCGAAGAATGTGCAGCCCGCGAAACGGAAGAAGAAACAGGGCTTAAAGGACTTGACTTTATTCAGATAGGCGCTTTCAGTGCCATCGACCGTGACCCCCGTCACCGCACCATTACCGTAGCCTTTCTTGCCCGTGCAAATGAAAGCCACCATCCCAAAGCCGGCAGCGATGCCAGCAATACCCGCTGGTTCCCCCTCAACGACCTGCCGCCCCTGGCATTTGACCACGGGAAGATCATAGCAGCAGCATTTTAA
- the elbB gene encoding isoprenoid biosynthesis glyoxalase ElbB codes for MKKFAIVLSGCGVFDGSEIHEATLSMYAIKRQGGTYDVFAPDIVQHHVVNHITGQEMPETRYVLAESARIARGKIQALNHFNPADYDALLFPGGFGAAKNLSTFAFDGPDCKVNEDVEKAITGMHRAGKPIGALCISPVLLARVLGQGELTIGKDEGTASAIEKMGAIHKTTGHGDVTIDKQNNLFTTPCYMLDADIAQIGQGAENLVKAMMEEMRRK; via the coding sequence ATGAAAAAATTTGCAATCGTATTAAGCGGATGCGGGGTCTTTGATGGGAGTGAAATTCACGAGGCCACCCTCAGCATGTATGCCATCAAAAGGCAGGGCGGGACCTATGATGTGTTTGCCCCTGACATTGTGCAGCACCACGTGGTGAATCATATCACTGGGCAGGAGATGCCCGAGACACGTTATGTGCTGGCCGAGTCGGCACGCATAGCCCGCGGGAAGATCCAGGCGCTGAATCATTTTAACCCTGCTGATTACGATGCCCTGCTGTTTCCCGGCGGATTCGGGGCAGCCAAGAACCTGAGCACTTTTGCCTTTGATGGCCCCGATTGTAAGGTTAACGAAGATGTGGAAAAGGCCATAACCGGGATGCATCGTGCAGGGAAACCCATTGGCGCCCTTTGCATCTCCCCGGTGCTGCTGGCCAGGGTTTTGGGTCAGGGCGAACTGACCATCGGGAAGGATGAAGGCACTGCTTCAGCCATCGAAAAGATGGGCGCCATCCATAAAACCACCGGGCACGGGGATGTAACCATTGACAAGCAAAACAATCTGTTTACTACGCCTTGTTATATGCTCGATGCCGACATTGCCCAGATCGGCCAAGGGGCGGAAAATTTGGTGAAGGCGATGATGGAGGAGATGAGAAGGAAGTAG